The following are from one region of the Bactrocera oleae isolate idBacOlea1 chromosome 6, idBacOlea1, whole genome shotgun sequence genome:
- the LOC138857701 gene encoding sericin-2-like, which translates to TSTSTSTSTSSITNHSKAKLSHEPHSHTNSYTHSNLTHSADASIKCQSSSNSSHSHSNSNNSNTSNINSNSQGGGVHNHNNNNNNHNSSNSSSNSNQYATAARSTASNAVQGGSGSGTGFGAGAGADIAMGAAAVAACSAQQHVQHAHSLPHSQSHSHHHHHNSHHHHQTPTQPLIQPQYIASTHHHQPMLQPQPQQQQCGSISHNSASVSTSATNTNSNSTSTSTHHHYSSNSSSSNHHHHVASNTSSISSNTNISSSHPSSNLSATNPYPPILSTSSTTSSSTTSIAHRHSKHVQLVIPCVT; encoded by the coding sequence ACATCAACATCCACTTCAACGTCAACTAGTAGCATCACTAATCATTCAAAGGCAAAGTTATCACATGAGCCACATTCGCATACGAATTCGTATACGCATTCAAATCTAACCCATAGCGCTGATGCCAGCATCAAGTGTCAAAGTAGTTCGAACAGTAGCCATAGCCATAGCAATAGCAATAACAGTAATACCAGTAACATTAATAGCAATAGTCAAGGCGGTGGCGTACATAaccataacaataataataacaaccacAATAGTAGCAATAGCAGTAGTAACAGTAATCAATATGCCACCGCTGCCCGAAGTACAGCATCAAATGCTGTGCAGGGCGGAAGCGGAAGTGGAACTGGATTTGGTGCAGGAGCCGGAGCAGATATTGCAATGGGCGCCGCCGCGGTCGCCGCATGCTCGGCACAGCAACATGTGCAACACGCACACTCGCTTCCACACTCGCAATCGCATtcgcatcatcatcatcataatTCTCATCATCACCATCAGACGCCGACACAGCCGCTTATACAGCCGCAATATATTGCAAGCACTCATCACCATCAACCAATGCTACAACCGCAgccacagcagcagcaatgCGGCAGCATCTCTCACAATTCCGCCTCCGTCTCCACTTCCGCAACCAACACCAATTCCAATTCTACTTCTACTTCCACCCACCACCATTACAGTAGCAACAGTAGCAGCAGCAATCATCATCATCATGTTGCTAGCAACACTTCCTCCATATCCTCAAATACGAACATTTCGTCTTCCCATCCATCCTCTAACCTATCCGCCACCAATCCCTATCCACCCATACTATCAACATCCTCGACCACCTCTTCCTCAACCACCAGCATCGCTCATCGTCACAGCAAACATGTTCAGTTAGTAATCCCATGCGTAACC